From the Coffea eugenioides isolate CCC68of chromosome 1, Ceug_1.0, whole genome shotgun sequence genome, the window ATACCATGCTTAACCCTACTTCAGTTAGCAAAATCGCTAATAGTTAATTAAGAATGCATAACCACCATATACATATTACAATCACTTAACaagcacccaaaaaaaaatctcaagtCAAAATGATTACATATACCTTCTGAAAATCAATTGCTTTGTAGACAATATGACAATTAGATAGCTCCCTTATCTTTTCATCAATTGCCTAGCAATTACACAATAGCTTTTGTCAGTATAAATGAACCTTGAATCAGTTGCTATACTTATAACATTTTCCCCTGcctttttttcatttgtgtGTGCGGGCAAGGGGAAGCTGGCAAGGCTGTGACTCGCATTAAAAGAACAAACTATTCCAGTAATAACATTTTCCAGTAAATGAACAAACTATTCCAGTAAATGAACCTTGAATCAGTTGCTATACTTATAACATTTTCCCctgccttttttttcatttgtgtgTGCGGGCAAGGGGAAGCTGGCAAGGCTGTGACTCGCATTAAAAGAACAAACTATTCCAGTAATTAGATGTACTCTCTGAATAATCTTTAACTCCTTGTACTCATGTTTCACTAGCTTTCAATCTCATCTACAGCATTGTCACACTATGTAAGTTCAGCTCATCTTACCTTTCTCTGCCGGCGTATCATAGTTGACAAATCAGTGTAAGGAAGCTTCGGATCAATTTTGCATTCCATAAGAATCCCTCCATCATAATCCTTAATATACCTGAAATGAGAGAAAACATTATAAATATTTCAAGCTACAGAAGATGGAacttcttaacaaataaaagctcaaatgaaaacaaaaaaaaaataaaattctagAAAGCTCAAGACATCACACTAGAATTATTTATTACTCAAAAAGATAAAAACTAAGCATTTAAATTATGTGAGCAATCGCTATGAAGATACCCATGCCACCGCTCTTTCTCTAGGTAAATCTCCTTTGTGAAGCCCTGTTTGACGAAGTAACCGACAGCATTATTGTCAGCATAAGTTAGAAAGTGAGTTAGCCCATCCACATCGCGTGCATGCTGCTTTAAGTGGTTCATCAGCCTGGTCCCATAGCCCTTAACTTGTTCATCTGCTGTGATTGCACAAAAGGCTATCTCCCCAAACTTCTGGCTATAGAATTTCAATGACAGAGCCAGTGAGAAGTCATCCACCACAACATTCCCAAATGTACAACCAATTATATGATGTTGGCAAAAATATATATGAGAATGCAACCATTTACACAACCAATTATATGATGTTGGCAAAAATAGAAAATCGGGACAAGATAACAAAATAATTCTCAGGAAGATTCATGCAACCTAGAACTGACAGTGAAAAGGTGCAGCAGCTTTCAAATTTTGTCATGCACAATACATAGTGTGCAGTTAAAGAAATGACTCATGGATAGCCCAGACACGTCCATAAGCCACCTCTAGCTCGCCCTTCCCAACTCCCAGAGGAGGAGCACCCATTAAACCAGACAAACCATAATCAGATTAAACATTGCCAATAATTTGATGAACACTTTTGTGTGTGTGCATGACTGTGTGCGTACAAGACCCGATAACAGATGAATCAAAAAGCATTAAGGATATATCGACAACTGAAACTGTTTACATGGAAGCTTACCTCACATAAGGACGGTATGTTATGCCACCAACAACCTGATTACGTCTGATAACCATAACAGATTTGTGGTTTCTGCATATAACGACTAGAATATCAATAATTTGCACCTCAGCTCTTGGAAAGTATGATATGCTACGGTCTTTAAAAGATTAGGTGAAGTCACAATGCTAATTATTAGCACAATTTGTGAAGAAGCAGAGCTACGAATTTCAACTTTACATGCTGCATTGCATTGATCCCAATATGTAGTTAAGAATTCGGTCATCACCAAAAATTACATGCCATATATCAGGAATTAATAGAGTTGCAACATTAACTTTGCAAATAATATTACTGCCTACATGCAAAGCTGAACATCTTAGTTTGACATGGCACGTGCAATTACATCAAACCAATAACTAATATTTTCAATTTAATTCATAAAATGAAATATACTGGTATAACAGTTGTCACCAGGAAATGAagtactcaaaaaaaaaaaaaaaaaaaaaactgaccTCAAGATGAGGTTATTCAGCTTCCTCTAGGAATACTGCAAATCAAAAGCCAGAAAATTTTCTGGATACACCAATCTATTTTGCCTTAACTACAATAACAACACCTTGATACCAATAAAAAAGCTGATAATAGAAATCTTAGAAATTACAGAATCAAGTGAATGACCAAAATAACCTTAAACcttaaaacaaagaaaactaaTCAACACAGTATTAGCCTGAAGTATGACTCTAACGAAGATACCAGAAAATTTTTTCACAGGCGTGCATGGCAGTTGAGACAATAAGGAGAGTGTCTTTAAATTTTTTCCCTGCTTCTCAACAATATATAGACTGCACTAATATTCTAAGCTATATTGCATGCACAAAGAAGTGTATGCTCAACACAAAACCATGCCGAAACATTGAGAGCAGAGGCTAAAATGAAACATTTTAAGAAACTGAGGAGCCAGACCTGTCCATCACAAGACGAACAATATATTCCTTAGGCATGTTAGGCAGTTGCCTGGCAAATATATTCTTCAACCCTATCAACCTGCCATGAACAAAAAGAATGTACTACATTATACTTTAGATGACCAGTTTATAGATTAATTCATTCATATCTAAAGATGCAAAATTTACAGGACAAGACAGTGGAATTAACATCATTCCAGTGAAGAGAAATAGATACCAAACCATATGCTCATCAGTACCATCATTCGACACGCATACAAACTTCAGCATTCCTGATTCCTcctacaaaatttaaatcaccAACTTTATCAAGTCAgcatttaaaccaaaattatAACAAAACAGGCTACAACAGAAAACTTACTTCTCTCTTCAAACTCTCCTCTCTTGCACTATAAGCCCCGCTTGTTTGTATATTATCTGTAAGAATATTCTTCGCTACCTCATCCTTCACCCCAGTACCAGGAGCAGAACCAACACCAGCAGAATTTGCAGCATTGAAAGAGGCGCCACCGTTGCCACCATCTTTCGCCATCTCGGAGGGCTCAACTTTGACGGAGTTCTCAGTCTTGAGTTTGGTATTCCTCGCTAGGGGTGGCACGCTGGTCTCTAGCCTCGAGGCCGTAAAATTCCTCATGGAGGAATTATCATACTCCTCCTCTTCATCGTCAACCACCTCCTCGGACTCGTCGTCGGAATCGGAGTCCGCGCCTCGTGCACTGATGCTTTCTAAGTCGTCGTTGGATGTCAGTGCTCCGTCGCGCGTATCGGAGAACGAGGAAGGGAATGGCGGTGCGTGATCGTCAGACGCCAGCTTGCGCTTGTGGATGGATGACGTAGCTGAGGCCGATGCAGAGTGTGACGGAGACGCCGACTGTGAGCTACGAGAACGGACCGGCGCTGTTAAGTGACTGTCCATTGCTTTTAATTGATGGTTCAGATAAGTTATCAATATTGATTTTGCTTGGATTTTATGAAAATCAGAAACTCAGATAAAGGAATTGAAGTTCAGGATCGAGTTGGCAACAGACGAATTGCGTAATTTTGAAGCTCGTTACTGAAAAATAGGGggtttttttcctcttttttggATCGAGGTAGGGTTCCCGGGGTTGTTCCTGTCCCCGCCAGTGTCCACTCAACTGTCCACCTGAGTACGGAAGCTGGCACTTCAGACCAGAGAAATGTCGTGCCGCAGCGGATACTGGATTCTGTGGCTAAATGCGAATATATCACCTATACGTCGTCGTAACGACGCGTCCCAACACATGCTTGACAATTCAAGAATGCTGGATCGTGCGTGGATAAGAAGCCCTATTATCGTTAGACTTTAGGCTCCATTTGATAATATGAATACTCAAACAGTTAATTTGCTTAATTTTAAACACTGCAaacaaatatataaatatatgaattttaatattaaatttatttatattatttgaTAAACATCTATAATTGAGTGCTTAATAAACTAAATTGTAAGATTTTGCTGTTCTAtctttttatccaaaaaaaaatagaacttatgatttaattagtttaaaattattagatatgaaaatgataataattatttttaaatcaaattaatataaaagatgaaatatattcttatactatataagaatgagttgtgACCAAAAAAAGATTTGAATTTCAACTACATGAATGGAGGTTTTTTGGGAATGTGAAATGTTAtatagttttttaaaaatttttggtaCAACTGAGAACAACATATGTTTAAGTATATTTATCGAAATGCTCTTATTTTGGtacatttaaaattttgatttatggaGATATCTAGTTATTTCTggaatataaaattattttgcAACCGTTTTTGCATTGAGTACATATAAGCTTATGTGTTCGTTTAATTATTGAAATGATGTTATAGACATATTTAATTGAAATGTTGCTTTTGTTGTGCAATtaacacaaaaatatattaacatatTGTGCAATTAACACGTTACTATAACTTCCCGTTGAAgaatatttttttgtttgaaataactTATGTCTGCTCTTGAGCGATTTTCAACTGACATCTATAAGGGTCTTTTGGGAATAGTAAatttgtaaaaatattaataaagtaaaatatataagtatatgttaTAATTAGAATATACTATTATTAGTTTTATCATATTTGATgatcttttttttcaaaatgtacTATTATTTGTTCAATGAAAAATCTTCAATACCAAACACCAATGCAATGCGATGCGCGATAACACCCGTGCAATGCATGAGCACTCCCCCCTAGTTATAAGAAATAAAATTGAGATTGGTGAATATGGTAGCAGCAGATAAAAAAGCatgagaggaaaaaaatgaaaattatgaaAGAGTAGAAAGatgaaaaacaataaaattatgACAGAATAAAAAGATGTGAAGAGTATGAAAAAactgtgaaagtcattaaataa encodes:
- the LOC113778252 gene encoding histone acetyltransferase GCN5-like isoform X1, producing the protein MDSHLTAPVRSRSSQSASPSHSASASATSSIHKRKLASDDHAPPFPSSFSDTRDGALTSNDDLESISARGADSDSDDESEEVVDDEEEEYDNSSMRNFTASRLETSVPPLARNTKLKTENSVKVEPSEMAKDGGNGGASFNAANSAGVGSAPGTGVKDEVAKNILTDNIQTSGAYSAREESLKREEESGMLKFVCVSNDGTDEHMVWLIGLKNIFARQLPNMPKEYIVRLVMDRNHKSVMVIRRNQVVGGITYRPYVSQKFGEIAFCAITADEQVKGYGTRLMNHLKQHARDVDGLTHFLTYADNNAVGYFVKQGFTKEIYLEKERWHGYIKDYDGGILMECKIDPKLPYTDLSTMIRRQRKAIDEKIRELSNCHIVYKAIDFQKKEAGIPKKAIKVEDIPGLRDAGWTPDQYGHSQYKMVSSLTDGVSHQKAMTTFMRSLVKVMYDHPDSWPFKEPVDARDVPDYYDIIKDQIDLKAMAKRVESELYYVTLDMFVADIRRMFVNARTYNSPETIYYKCATRLESHVMNKFLGGVQSGSKIQQ
- the LOC113778252 gene encoding histone acetyltransferase GCN5-like isoform X2; this translates as MDSHLTAPVRSRSSQSASPSHSASASATSSIHKRKLASDDHAPPFPSSFSDTRDGALTSNDDLESISARGADSDSDDESEEVVDDEEEEYDNSSMRNFTASRLETSVPPLARNTKLKTENSVKVEPSEMAKDGGNGGASFNAANSAGVGSAPGTGVKDEVAKNILTDNIQTSGAYSAREESLKREEESGMLKFVCVSNDGTDEHMVWLIGLKNIFARQLPNMPKEYIVRLVMDRNHKSVMVIRRNQVVGGITYRPYVSQKFGEIAFCAITADEQVKGYGTRLMNHLKQHARDVDGLTHFLTYADNNAVGYFVKQGFTKEIYLEKERWHGYIKDYDGGILMECKIDPKLPYTDLSTMIRRQRKAIDEKIRELSNCHIVYKAIDFQKKEAGIPKKAIKVEDIPGLSWTPDQYGHSQYKMVSSLTDGVSHQKAMTTFMRSLVKVMYDHPDSWPFKEPVDARDVPDYYDIIKDQIDLKAMAKRVESELYYVTLDMFVADIRRMFVNARTYNSPETIYYKCATRLESHVMNKFLGGVQSGSKIQQ